The following are from one region of the Cyclopterus lumpus isolate fCycLum1 chromosome 21, fCycLum1.pri, whole genome shotgun sequence genome:
- the cops8 gene encoding COP9 signalosome complex subunit 8 has translation MQQLGINMPTAVIMEENFDKLLEQCEAQELEAPGGIATPQVYAQLLSLYLLHNDMNNGRYLWKRIPQAIKSANPELPSIWAVGQRIWQRDFPGIYITIAAFQWSENILPVMEALRESTRQRAYSLVAQAYTSIAAEDFAAFVGYSVEEAVKGVVTQGWQADPATRMVMPKKPDPPPVSLVPNEQQLARLTDYVAFLEN, from the exons ATGCAACAACTAGGCATCAACATGCCGACTGCTGTGATTATGGAGGAGAATTTTGATAAACTTTTGGAGCAGTGTGAAGCTCAAGAGCTCGAG GCGCCAGGGGGCATCGCAACACCTCAAGTGTACGCTCAGCTGCTGTCGCTCTATCTGCTTCATAATGACAT GAATAACGGCCGGTATCTCTGGAAACGGATTCCCCAGGCGATAAAGTCG GCAAACCCAGAACTACCATCCATTTGGGCCGTGGGCCAACGCATTTGGCAGCGGGACTTTCCAGGGATCTACATCACCATCGCCGCCTTCCAGTGGTCAGAGAACATCCTCCCAGTCATGGAGGCTCTTCGAG AGAGCACGCGGCAGCGAGCGTACAGTCTGGTGGCCCAGGCGTACACCTCCATCGCGGCAGAAGACTTTGCTGCCTTCGTGGGCTACTCGGTGGAAGAAGCCGTAAAGG GTGTGGTGACCCAGGGCTGGCAGGCCGACCCCGCCACCAGGATGGTGATGCCCAAAAAGCCAG aTCCTCCCCCCGTCTCACTGGTTCCAAACGAGCAGCAGTTGGCCAGACTCACCGACTACGTGGCTTTTCTCGAGAACTGA
- the trim63b gene encoding E3 ubiquitin-protein ligase TRIM63, producing MDVQRTGSMVRPPSPMDSLEKQLSCPICLDMFTKPVVILPCQHNLCRGCASDLYDSRNPYRYSGGVFRCPTCRFEVVLDRHGVHGLQRNLLVENIIDLYKQQQEGSGSGGGTETTLKPKESKEPMCQEHEDEKINIYCMTCQVPTCSMCKVFGQHKDCEVSPLASVYQAQKGDLSNAIDTLVAGNGRLQALLNQMEDSCRSVQDNAQRAKQGLAERFDLLYAVLEERKTVLLEQIGKEQDEKVAALRALAQRYGERLLTSSELTDTAVRALEQGCAAQFLLASKGLITQTKDAAKGSLGEERPEPGFEKMDHFSLSTEHVEAVLAKMDFGACDDDDFEDAEEEE from the coding sequence ATGGACGTTCAGAGGACCGGGTCCATGGTTCGGCCCCCGAGCCCCATGGATAGCCTGGAGAAGCAGCTGAGCTGCCCCATCTGCCTGGACATGTTCACCAAACCCGTGGTCATCCTGCCCTGCCAGCACAACCTGTGCCGTGGCTGTGCCAGCGACCTCTACGACTCCCGCAACCCGTACCGCTACTCCGGCGGCGTCTTTCGCTGTCCCACCTGCCGCTTCGAGGTCGTGCTCGACCGCCACGGCGTGCACGGGCTCCAGCGCAACCTGCTGGTAGAAAACATTATCGACCTCTATAAGCAGCAGCAAGAAGGCAGCGGCAGTGGCGGAGGCACAGAAACCACCCTGAAGCCCAAAGAATCCAAGGAGCCGATGTGCCAAGAGCACGAGGATGAGAAGATCAACATCTACTGCATGACGTGTCAGGTACCAACCTGCTCCATGTGCAAAGTGTTCGGCCAGCACAAGGACTGTGAGGTGTCGCCGCTGGCAAGTGTTTACCAGGCCCAGAAGGGTGATCTGAGCAACGCCATCGACACCCTGGTGGCCGGCAACGGCCGCCTGCAGGCCCTGCTCAACCAGATGGAAGACTCCTGCCGTTCCGTCCAGGACAACGCTCAGCGCGCCAAGCAGGGGCTGGCCGAGCGCTTTGACCTGCTGTACGCCGTTCTGGAAGAGCGCAAGACAGTCCTGCTGGAGCAGATAGGCAAAGAGCAAGACGAGAAGGTGGCGGCGCTGCGAGCGCTGGCCCAGCGCTACGGCGAGCGGCTGCTGACCAGCTCGGAGCTCACAGACACGGCCGTGAGGGCCCTGGAGCAGGGCTGCGCCGCTCAATTTCTGTTGGCCTCAAAGGGCCTCATCACGCAGACCAAGGACGCAGCCAAAGGCTCGCTGGGGGAAGAGAGGCCGGAGCCGGGCTTCGAGAAGATGGACCACTTCTCTTTGTCGACGGAACACGTAGAGGCAGTCCTGGCAAAAATGGACTTCGGAGCGTGTGATGACGATGATTTTGAGgatgcggaggaggaggagtaa